From the genome of Primulina huaijiensis isolate GDHJ02 chromosome 11, ASM1229523v2, whole genome shotgun sequence:
TAgtaatttatatttgaattgatattAATATANGAAGAAGCAAACTTGATTGAATAAgtggaagcttttattaagaagggttgtttacaagagaggtttgatattaatataaataatgattaagagtggaatattttaaatataatatatttgattaaaatattatttcttgaAAGTTATTTTTCCCACTTTTTTCAGAACGCCGCCAACTTCATCCCACCCTATAAATACAATAACACACAGGTGCTTCTCGACAGTCTGAAAAAGGCTTGAGCTTAACCAATTTAATTCAGTTCAGAAAAACAAGGAAAAAAAGTGTTGTTCATACAAAAATGGGTGAGAGCAATGGAATAATATTTGgaaataacaaagaagaatgGTGTGGAGGAAATCTTCAGAGCAATCATTATTCACCAGAGTTCATGAATCTACAGGTTCTTCTAATTTCCATTGTTTTCTTGAATGTGTGAATATATTTGAACGAATCTTGAAAACAAACCTGTTTGCATTAGAATAGGGTGTTGGAGAAAACCAATGAATCATAGAATCCATCGtgctaaatcattaagaatttgactaAAAAATTTAAGCGGAAACGTACTTGAAACCATAATCCTGAATTCTTTAAAATCTGTTTTGATCTTCCAAATCTACGTGCTTTTTTCTTGAGAGAATCCATAACGATATCTTGACGTAGGAATTTTGGGCATTGTGCATGGAACCAAAGTTTtatatttgatgattttttatGCTTCAAATTAAAGATCaaagtttgaaaattttgaatttcttcTAAGTTTTTTTCACCTAAGATTAAATTGATTTTCGGGACTCGAACTGATAGAAATGCAAACTTTGTACCTCGTAGTAATATCTGCATGTTATCTTTACAAAGTCTCATAATGTTCTGCactttttttctgttttttgttAATACAGAAAGAATGCTGTGAGAGTAGTTCACAGTTGAGTCCTCTTGGGTTGAAACTAAAGAAATCAAAATCTTTTCTGGATTTACTGCATGACATGTATGGGAAGAAGCAAGAAGAGTTGTCCATTCATCAGAACTCGAACCGTAACAAGCCTAAAATAGATCAAACTAGCGATTTGGGATACCGGAAGGCTTCAAATTTTCAGGCAGCTCTAATAACGATTGGATCTTGGAAGGTACCATCATCCCTCTACTTTATGAAATTAACTAATTTCTTCTTAGACATTTAGGATTATTTATACATGAATTGGCAATTATTACATGTTCATTCCTAAATCTAAGATGCATGAAATGCATGTGGACAGAAGCTTAGCAGGCGTGCAGGAGACTTGACCGCCAAAATTTACTATGCCAAACGTAAACTTGTTTGGGAGGTTTTAGGAGGAGGATTGAAGAGCAAGATGGAAGTCGAGTGGTCTCATATTACAGCCATCAGGGCCTCTATGCCCGATAACAGTTATGGGATTCTGGAGATTGAGGTAAAAATCAActcgttaaaaaaaaaatacacgttttaatgtaaatattttccataatttttttattacatgaacTTACAAGTTACAATAATGTTTTGTAATATTGATCTATATAATATCTTTCTTATTGTAAGAGAGCATGGTTCATTCATAATATCATTtatgattataaaataaatttcttaatgTGACTAATATTGTGTGTGTAGTTGAGTATTCCTCCTTCCTTTTATCGAGAAATTAGTCCTCAACCAAAAAGGCACACACTTTGGCACCAGATATCTGATTTCACAGGAGGCCACCAAGCTTCCAATTGCAGGTATCCCACCATTActtcattatttaatttcataatttaactaaacaaagaaaattcaaaagcaCACCCAATGTGACTTATGGTATGTGTTTGTTCCTCTGCAGGAGGCATTTGGTAATATTCCCACCCGGAATTTTCGAGAAACATTACGAGAATCTTTTGCGATACAGTCCATCACTTTATGCTTTGAGTCTGAAACCATTCCCAAGTTCAAGAAGTCCTTTCTTCGACCCACCTGCACATGAGAACTCGGGTTTTTCTTTGAACTGCAGTGGTTATGAATCTCAATGTCACCCCCATGGAAACTATCCTGCAACAACAAAAGAAGTTTTTATCACATCAAATCAAAGTTCAACTGTATCAGGTATCTATCATGTCAGTACTTTTAAACTTCTGATATCCGAACTTTTCTCTTAACACATCAAATGTTTGGTTACAGATACTTATCAGCTTTATCTACCCGTGACTCATAATCCAACAAGTTGGAATCAAGGGCCAGAAATTTATGTGGTAAATGGTAGCATTCAAGGGCAGTCAGATATGAATTTAGTCGCTCAAGGCAACGAGGCTTTTACTTCTCAAAATCATCACTCAAACACGAGGGAGTTAATTAATATCGATAACTATTTGCCATGGGATCCTCAAAATTATCATTTGGAACCGTCATTGCATACTTCTTATGGTTTGTTAGATGCAAATTTCAACAACAGCAATTGGATGGACATAGAAATGAAATACCAAATCAATGATAATGATCACATTATGCAGAATGCACATGGAAATGGTGCCATTTCGGGCAATGTTCGCCTAAATAATATGATCGAGTGCGTGCCCCAACAAGATTCCAACCAGAAAAGTATGGTAGCTACAATGGAGAATTACTACACACTGAATCCTTTCAGCTCAGCTAATGGAGATTTTCTGGATTTTGCATTCTGATCAAGTTAGGATTCATGTTACGACGAGAATAGGATATTAATAGGCCAATTGTGAATATATATTATGCATCACTAACCCTTTTCCCAGTTgggtttttgttttgttgtttattttaagataaaatGAGCTCGTCTTTGTTAATGCAAATTTAAAGCTGCTACTATTGCATGGGGATAAGCTGAGGATTCTAATTGTTTACGTTCTGAACTTTTTATGAAGTCTTTTCAACAACTATTTGTTATATTCGATATTTGAGCAATGTCATATCAAATCAATTTTGAAGGGTCGGTAATTTATATTCTAACAGTGTGCAGCTTGACTTAATAAGCAATTCGGCATCATATGCTTACACAAGTAGATATGTCATGCTGAATTCTTATATCCCCAAAAATTTTATGCGCTGAGAAATCGATCTTGGCAGCAAAAGATGATCGGTAGTGTAGATTTTCACAAACAAGCTACGGGTTAGTAGTACTGAGGAAAAACGCAGTTAACAATGGCCCATCCCATCTATAACTTGGCTTGGCAACAGTATTACCACGGAGTTTGACTGGTCATGAAATTTTTGGTTGCTAAAACATTTATGGTGGATATTATTGAGTCCATCATTAAATAGCGATGGAAATTCTGTCGCAATAGGTAGACAGCAAGTTCAACTAGAATCAACATAACAACAGGCAATTACACTAGGTCACAGATTTTACATATCTGTCTTGTTTATGACGGCATCTGATATTTCCATCGCAAAATTAACAATTTATGTCGCAACTTTCAACACATTTCGCCTTGCACTTTTTTTCTAgtcacccaaaaatcaacattacACATTTACCAAATCAACATTCTCAATAATAGTCACCCAAGTTAGATTAGGTTCAGATAAATCTGACACCCCATTGaacgaaaaataataatactccCCCAAGTCtgacaaataaataaatccaaACACAAGTCAAAAGTCACCATCACAAATTTACCATTCAAAACACAGAATAATAGTTTTCAATTCTATTTACCTAAACATCCCAAAGTAACCATTGAAACTAACCTATCAAAAGAAAGTTTTGCAACCAATTCATACAACAAGACTTTTAAACAAAATGTCCATGGGGGAGGCGGCAGTGTAAGGACATTGTATACCAGCCCATGAATATTATCTCAAAAACCTATAAATATGTGTGCCCATTGTATATCAACTAGTTGCACTACCCCTCTCCTTTTAcgtaaataaagcataaaaagaATATACCTTCGTTTGAGATGGTCTTGGGAGGTCATTCGAGTGAGAGAAGACCAAATGCTTGCTCTTCAAAAACACATTCAGTCCTTCATGTTTTTGGCATTATCATCTCTGAACGATCTAACCTGCCTTAGTGCCAAATTTtggttaattataaataggataccccaaaataatcaacaaaaacaaatcGAACTTAGAATAAGAGCACAAAATGGATGATATGAATCTTCTTATGTATGAAAAACAAACACGAACTTGGATATAGCCGTGCCCTCAATTCAATGAACAAAAGGATTCGTGTACAAATTAATCAcaatctttgaaacaagtagcgtgtattcacccctaaactatgATGTTtggtaacaaataatacatataaaaacaGTCGATATCAAGGGAACCTTCAaaaaactcgtctttgacatccctcgtgaagaacaatcgacaaatgccacaaagtaattaaactttgataagtttaatTTGAGGAACACACAAAAGTGTGGAACAAAGCCAAAACTTcaatataaacatgtattttagtCCAAAAAACTTGTTAATATGTAAAAGTTCCAAAACAAAGACACTCGAAGAACTAGGGTTCATATTTAATTCTGTGTAGCGAAACGCGGGGGCGTGCGGCTGCAGCTGTCTCATGCGCACGTTGATGCAAATTGGCTCACGCCGTAGCGCGATCCAGCCACGCGCCTTGCTGCCTCGGCAGTTCGTGTGCTGCAAAGCTGCGCGGGGGCGGCTCGAAAATGCACTGGGGCGGTTGTCTTCTTGGTCAATTTGCACTTGAATAATGTTGAGGTGGTCTCCAAATTGATTGTCATGCATGCCGAACCCTTCGGGTCTTGAAATCATGCTTGTAGGCACTTCTTGGTTGCTCACAATGAGCCCAAGAAGTACTTAAATTTTTTGCTTcttcctctcgtgattggtcttTTTGGCAACTCTAACGGATCTCATGCCTTCTCTGTTGTTGATTATCCATGATCGCATCATCATTTCCCTCTTGAAAAaaatttgtcctcaaatcttgatCATCACCTACATTAAACAAAGagagatcactaacattaaaagtagaaatTACTTTGTAGTCACCTGGTAAGTTCAATCTGTAAGCATTGTCGTTGATAGGCACACTCCACAAAAGATAAACATCCATCCCAactcttcaagttctttttcaTTATGGTACGCAACAAAGAACCTTAAGTCTTTTTAACAACCTCAGTTTAACCATCCGTTTAGAGATAACAAGCAgtagaaaatattaatttagtaCCAAATTTGCACCCCAATTTTTCCAAGAATAGCTCAAGAAACATATGTCCCTATCAGAGACAATACTTCTAGATACAGTCTAACAATCAAATCAACCACATCAGAAGCATCATCCGTTTTATGACATGCAATGAAATGAGTCATCTTTGAAAAACGTTCAACTACCACAGAGATAAAATCTCTCCCTTTCTTAATCCTAGgtaaccccaaaacaaaattaatgaaatatcaACCCAACGATCATTAAGAATAGGAAGTGGGGTATACAAACCATGTGGTTGCGCCctagattttacttgtttacatGTTATGCACTTCTAACAAATACgttcaacatcacgtttcatatgagGCCAATAAAAGTGTTCATGCAACGCATTCAATGTTTTAGCTATACCAAAATGCCCTGTTAAACCTCCCCCGTGTGTTTCCCTGACAAGCAACTCTCGAATGGATGATTGAGGAATGCACAGTCCATGCTCTTTAAACAATAAAGCATCCTTCAAGTAAAATTTATCGTGTGATCCACGTATGCACAACTCAAAGACTTCTTTAAAATCATCATCTATCACATACAAGTCCTTAACATGCTCAAATCCTAGACATCTCGAATCCAAAGTGGAAAATAATTCTCACCTCCATGATAGGGCATCGGCTACCACATTTTCCTTGTCTTTATTTGTACTTGATTTGTACTTGATCACGTAAGGGAACGTCTCAATAAATGTGATCCACTTCGCATGCCTTTTATTAAGCTCCTGCTGCACTTGAGATGCTTTAGAGACTTATGATCCGTATGGATTACAAACTCTTTGGGCCTAAGGCAGTGTTGCCAAGTCTCAAGAAACCTCATGCGTACAACTCCTTGTCGTAGGTTTGGTAATTCAACGTTGTTCCATTAAGCTTCTCACTGAAATATGCAATTGGtcgtcctccttgcatcaagactccTCCAATACCTAAACCTTATGCATCACATTTACTTTCAAAGGTGTTAGAAAAATCAGGTATAACAAGTAAAGGGGCATTAATCTGCTTAATGATATTAaaggacttctcttgctcctagCCCCAATGGAATTCAAGAACAAATCCTCCAAGTAAAAGTTCACTTACATGTCGCTGAAGTTCCTTAGACTCTTCCGGGTTGCTTCTGTATGCTGGTCGGTTTGGCAAAGCATTTCCAgtcaccaaatcaatttggtgttCAATTCTCCTCGTTGGTGGTATTCTTTGCAATAGCTCTTCCGGAAACACGTCATCAAAATCCTACAAAAGAGACAAAACAATGCTCGGAAGTGATCCGGCGATATCACTTATGTTTAGGAGAACCTCTTTATAAATAATTAGCACAAGTGGATCACGTGTGTGCAAGATCCTTTTCAGATTACACTTTTGGgtcatatatttttcttttagcCTCTTTCCCTTCTTTTTCTCTCCCCTCTTTTTTCTTCTCTATGGCCACCTCACTTTTTTGTTCTCTTTTTTTCAGTCActtatcttttctttttcttcaattGGTCCTTCAACACTTGCTTTGGAGAAAATGGAATAAATACTATAGGTTCCTTCTTTAGAACAAAAGAGTACTTATTTTTAAAGTCATCGTGTACCACCTTTCTATTGTATTGTCAATGCTTTCCCAATAGAATGTGGCAAGCATGTattggtaccacatcacacaacaTTTCATCCTCATGCTTCCAATCGAAAAAGAAACCATCACTTGTTTATTCACTATAACGTCCGCATAATCATTTAACCACTATAGCCTATATGGTTGAAAATGCTTCAATGTATGCAAACCCAACTTCTCAACAAGCTTACAACTCGCCACATTGGTACAATTCTCTCCATCTATAATGAGACTGCAAACCTTCTCATTCtcaaaacatctagtatggaacaagttatCGCTCTAGTTAGTCTCATCCTCTTTAAATTTTATACtaatgatacgcctagtcacaaGCGCTTTACCTACAACAGCCTCATGTCATTCACTAGAACCTCCAAATTGGGCATGACATCACCATCTTTGATGTCCTCCTCACTCTCAGACTCGAACTCCCCATGAGCATTCATAGTCATAACTCTCTTGTTTGGACATTGGCTAGCAATATAACCAAGTCCTAGACACCTGAAGCATTTAATATCTCTAGTGCTATTAGTAGCAGTTTAATATGACCAAGTCCTTGACACCGGCAGCTCGTGTGATGCAAGCTGCACGGGTGCGACTCGAAAATGTGTGTGCGTGGGTGTTGTTGTCTTCTTGGTCAATTTACACTTGAATGATGTTGAGGTGGTCTCCAAATTACTTGTCATGCATGCCGAACCCTTTGAGCCTTGAAATCATGCTTGTAGGCACTTCTTGGTTGCTCACCATGAGTCCATGAAGTGATTCTTTAAATTTCTAGCTTCTTCCTCTCTTGATTGGTCCTTCCAGCAACTCTAACGGATCTCACGCTTTCTTAAGTGCTTCATTATCACATTCGCATTAGTAGAGCAGTAAGAAGAGAACATTGTCACCAAGACAACATGACTAATGAGTATGACGTGAATGGCTGAAAGCTAACCCATTCTTGTGTGCTTTTATAGGGAAAAAACATAACTGTCAACAGCCAGGTTGCTCATTTCTTCACCATACCCTACccaaacaattttattttttgcagaTTCCTACCAAATTCAAGTACAATCAAAATGTGGTGGATAGAGAAGGAAGAATGTCTTCCTCTCTAAACAAGCATCTCTATCAATCTATGCAGTGTAAAGATTAAAGTATAGAGTACAAAGATAAACATAAATATCACAATCAAAACGATAGTTGTCAATAGCGAGTGTACCGTTCGCTCTCGCTACGCACAGCCCCGTGGCTACAGGGCGCTACGCGCAAGACACTTCCACATAGCGAGCGATATCAACGCTATTTCGTTGAGGCGATAGAGGCGCTATAGGAAAGAAAAGCGGaggacaatttttttaaaataatgccCAATTTTTTAGGCATATTTTGCACAATCTTTAGCCCTATGAAATCATGCTGCTGTGTATCGTCTTCTAAGTTCTAACTCAATCATCTCCACTTCTCCAAGCCTTGGGTAAACCCTACCATTCTCAACCGTTTCTCTCGCCGGACATCGCGCTGTGCACTGCCGGACATCGGGTCGCTGACCGCCGGACATACCTCGCATCGCCTCGGTAATATTATGCTCTCTGTCATTTTTTTTGCTTCCGATTTTTTACTTTTGGCATGGacatatttatttgaatgtGGAGTGATGCTGTTAGTTTCTAAAAGGCTATTATGTTGCTTCtggatttttttcattttttattaatcTTGAATATTTTTGTTTGCTGAAACAACTATTATGTTGCTGCTGGATTTGTTTCAACGGGCTTCGTTGTTGTGTGCATATAAACAAACGATGATTGTGGTTTTCAGTTTTTATCAATCTTGAATAATTTTGGTTGTTGAAACAACTGTTATGTTGCTGATGGATTTGTTTCAATGTGCTTCATGGgttgttcaatttttttttactttcagtGTTTAAAAGATGGAAAACTTACAAAAAagtataagaaaaaaatatattgaatcgAACTAAGGGAGGATGGTTAACCCAGACAAGACTTCTGATGAATTATTATATGCAGCTTTTGCAAAAATGTTACCAGGGGTGGGATAACAAGGCTCAAACAAAAAACTGTCATGGAGTACATACCTCACTTTGATGATGTTTTTGACATAGAAGAGCAAGGAGATGATATTATCCACACTGGGATCCCTCCTCTCGTGGAAAGCGATCGACATCTATTTCTTACTCGGTCAACTTGTCAATATTACCACCCAAAAAACAACAGTCATCGGGTCTTATAAATGCTCTCTTTAAGCTATACGCAAAGAATCAAGGTTGTAAAGCACCCCAATTTAATGAAGTTCAGAAAAAGTTGAGATCTGATGTAGTTCAAAAATTTGGAAAGTGGATGTATGATGCAGGGATCGCATTCAATGCGGTCAAATATGACAGCTTCAAGCCAATGATCGAGGTAATTGGATAATATGGTCCTGAGATGAAGCCACCTAGTTACCATGAGGTAAGAGAACATCTTTTAAAGGAGGAGATCAACCATACAAAGCTGATTTTGAAACAAAACGAAGAGGGCATGGCGAAGAATGATTGTACTTTAATGGTTGATGGGTGGAGAGATAGAAAGGGGAGATCACTTATAATTTCTTGGTGAATACCCCAAAAAGCAGCATGTTTATTAAATTAGTTGATGCATCTATCTACCCTCACACTGGTGAGAATGTTTGAGTTGCTTAACAAGTTTGTGCAAAAATTTGGGGTGAATAATATTATTCAAGTGGTCACCGACAGTGCATCAAATAATGTTTATGCCGGTGAGAAAATCTGACATACTAAGTTACAACATCTTTTAACATTCGTTAATTAGTTTGATTAACAATCCTATTATTCTCTTGTTATTTACAGGAAAGAAGTTGATGGATAAGTATCCAAACTTGTACTGGGCCCCGTGTGCAGCACTTTGTTTGGATTTGATGTTTGAGGATACATTCAAAATGCCAGATCGAATAGG
Proteins encoded in this window:
- the LOC140987535 gene encoding uncharacterized protein yields the protein MGESNGIIFGNNKEEWCGGNLQSNHYSPEFMNLQKECCESSSQLSPLGLKLKKSKSFLDLLHDMYGKKQEELSIHQNSNRNKPKIDQTSDLGYRKASNFQAALITIGSWKKLSRRAGDLTAKIYYAKRKLVWEVLGGGLKSKMEVEWSHITAIRASMPDNSYGILEIELSIPPSFYREISPQPKRHTLWHQISDFTGGHQASNCRRHLVIFPPGIFEKHYENLLRYSPSLYALSLKPFPSSRSPFFDPPAHENSGFSLNCSGYESQCHPHGNYPATTKEVFITSNQSSTVSDTYQLYLPVTHNPTSWNQGPEIYVVNGSIQGQSDMNLVAQGNEAFTSQNHHSNTRELINIDNYLPWDPQNYHLEPSLHTSYGLLDANFNNSNWMDIEMKYQINDNDHIMQNAHGNGAISGNVRLNNMIECVPQQDSNQKSMVATMENYYTLNPFSSANGDFLDFAF